The Accipiter gentilis chromosome 14, bAccGen1.1, whole genome shotgun sequence genome contains a region encoding:
- the RPN2 gene encoding dolichyl-diphosphooligosaccharide--protein glycosyltransferase subunit 2 isoform X2, translated as MVWGGARGGSGCVSQAAGGIMAAPGPRLCLTAALSLLLLLLLAGAQALAPSHRLTARDLARLRAALERPFADLQAAFYSIVGLASLGARVADEKAACNFIKSHVDSSSVDSLFYAAQSIRVLSGCEVTISNETRELLLAAVSEDSSVTQIFHAVGALSGFGLPLASQEALSALTARLSKEENVLATIQALETASYLSQQADLSGIVEEIEDLVARLDDLGGVYLQFEEGIETTALFVAAAYKLSDHVGTEPAMKEDQIIQLMNAIFSKKNFETLSEAFSVACAAGSLSQNRYHLPVIIVPDGPAAVSHHQPILRLQVTNVMSQPLTQASVKLDYAKSASTKATVLQQREFALSGDVFELNFMNAKPASGYYDFSISVDGDKRFIANKVELKVKVSTEVGITNVDLSTVDKDQSIAPKTTRVAYPAKAKGSFTADSHQNFALSFQLIDVNSGAELIPHQTFVRLHNQKTGQEVVFVAEPDSKNVYKFELDTSERKTEFDSASGTYTLYLIIGDATLENPILWNVADVVIKFPEEDAPSTVQSKNIFVPKPEIQHLFREPEKRPPTVVSNTFTALILSPLLLLLILWIKIGANISNFSFAPSTIVFHMGHAAMLGLMYVYWTQLNMFQTLKYLAILGGITFLAGNRMLAQKAVKRTH; from the exons ATGGTgtggggcggggcgcggggcggaaGCGGCTGCGTGTCCCAGGCGGCGGGCGGCATCATGGCGGCGCCGG GCCCGCGGCTGTGTCTGACGGCggccctcagcctcctcctcctcctcctcctcgccggtGCCCAGGCCCTGGCCCCCAGCCACCGCCTCACCGCCCGCGACCTGGCCCGACTGAGGGCGGCGCTGGAGCGGCCCTTCGCCGACCTGCAGGCCGCCTTCTACTCCATCGTGGGCCTCGCCAGCCTGGGGGCGCGGGTGGCGGATGAAAAG GCTGCATGCAATTTCATCAAATCGCATGTGGACTCCAGCAGTGTTGATTCTCTCTTCTATGCTGCACAGTCCATCCGGGTCCTGTCTGGCTGTGAG GTTACCATTTCAAATGAgaccagggagctgctgcttgCAGCTGTCAGTGAGGATTCCTCAGTCACCCAGATCTTCCATGCTGTTGGGGCCTTGAGTGGCTTTGGCCTTCCTTTGGCATCTCAGGAAGCACTTAGTGCTCTTACTGCTCGTCttagcaaagaagaaaatgtgctggC AACCATCCAGGCTTTGGAGACAGCATCTTACTTGTCCCAGCAGGCAGATCTGAGTGGCATTGTTGAGGAGATAGAG GATCTTGTTGCTCGCCTGGATGACTTGGGTGGAGTTTATCTGCAGTTTGAAGAAGGAATTGAGACTACTGCACTGTTTGTTGCTGCTGCCTATAAGCTGTCGGACCATGTGGGTACGGAGCCAGCAATGAAGGAG gATCAAATTATCCAGTTGATGAATGCAATTTTTAGCAAGAAAAACTTTGAGACACTATCAGAGGCCTTCAGTGTTGCTTGTGCCGCAGGTTCTTTGTCCCAGAACCGCTACCACTTGCCTGTCATTATTGTCCCCGATGGGCCTGCAGCTGTGTCTCACCATCAGCCCATACTCAGG ctACAAGTGACCAATGTTATGTCTCAGCCACTGACTCAAGCTTCTGTAAAGCTCGACTATGCCAAGTCTGCATCTACCAAAGCCACTGTCCTTCAACAGAGAGAATTTGCTCTCTCAGG AGATGTCTTTGAGCTGAACTTCATGAATGCAAAACCTGCAAGTGGATATTATGATTTCTCTATCAGTGTTGATGGAGATAAGCGATTTATTGCTAACAAAGTTGAG CTGAAAGTAAAAGTTTCCACAGAAGTTGGGATTACTAATGTAGATCTTTCTACCGTGGATAAAGATCAGAGCATTGCGCCAAAAACAACCAG ggTAGCTTACCCAGCCAAAGCCAAGGGTTCATTCACTGCTGACAGCCATCAGAATTTTGCTTTATCCTTCCAGCTGATAGATGTGAACAGTGGAGCTGAACTCATCCCTCACCAG ACTTTTGTCCGACTTCACAACCAAAAGACTGGCCAGGAGGTAGTGTTTGTTGCAGAACCAGATAGCAAGAACGTATACAAGTTTGAACTGGATACTTCTGAAAGAAAGACTGAATTTGACTCTGCCTCTGGTACCTACACTCTTTACTTGATAATTGGAGATGCCACTCTGGAAAATCCAATCCTGTGGAATGTG GCTGATGTTGTGATCAAATTCCCAGAAGAGGATGCACCATCCACAGTTCAGTCCAAGAACATCTTTGTTCCCAAACCTGAAATCCAG caCCTCTTCAGGGAACCTGAGAAGAGGCCTCCCACTGTGGTATCTAACACTTTCACAGCATTGATTCTCTCCCCACTGCTTTTGCTGCTCATTCTG tggATAAAGATAGGTGCCAACATCTCCAACTTCAGCTTTGCTCCCAGCACCATTGTTTTTCACATGGGACATGCTG CAATGTTGGGACTCATGTATGTCTACTGGACTCAGCTCAACATGTTCCAGACTCTGAAGTACTTGGCCATTTTGGGTGGCATCACATTCCTGGCAGGCAATAGGATGCTGGCTCAGAAAGCAGTAAAACG gacACACTAG
- the RPN2 gene encoding dolichyl-diphosphooligosaccharide--protein glycosyltransferase subunit 2 isoform X1 gives MVWGGARGGSGCVSQAAGGIMAAPGPRLCLTAALSLLLLLLLAGAQALAPSHRLTARDLARLRAALERPFADLQAAFYSIVGLASLGARVADEKAACNFIKSHVDSSSVDSLFYAAQSIRVLSGCEVTISNETRELLLAAVSEDSSVTQIFHAVGALSGFGLPLASQEALSALTARLSKEENVLATIQALETASYLSQQADLSGIVEEIEDLVARLDDLGGVYLQFEEGIETTALFVAAAYKLSDHVGTEPAMKEDQIIQLMNAIFSKKNFETLSEAFSVACAAGSLSQNRYHLPVIIVPDGPAAVSHHQPILRLQVTNVMSQPLTQASVKLDYAKSASTKATVLQQREFALSGDVFELNFMNAKPASGYYDFSISVDGDKRFIANKVELKVKVSTEVGITNVDLSTVDKDQSIAPKTTRVAYPAKAKGSFTADSHQNFALSFQLIDVNSGAELIPHQTFVRLHNQKTGQEVVFVAEPDSKNVYKFELDTSERKTEFDSASGTYTLYLIIGDATLENPILWNVADVVIKFPEEDAPSTVQSKNIFVPKPEIQHLFREPEKRPPTVVSNTFTALILSPLLLLLILWIKIGANISNFSFAPSTIVFHMGHAAMLGLMYVYWTQLNMFQTLKYLAILGGITFLAGNRMLAQKAVKRIAAEQSSRLAKYRTLR, from the exons ATGGTgtggggcggggcgcggggcggaaGCGGCTGCGTGTCCCAGGCGGCGGGCGGCATCATGGCGGCGCCGG GCCCGCGGCTGTGTCTGACGGCggccctcagcctcctcctcctcctcctcctcgccggtGCCCAGGCCCTGGCCCCCAGCCACCGCCTCACCGCCCGCGACCTGGCCCGACTGAGGGCGGCGCTGGAGCGGCCCTTCGCCGACCTGCAGGCCGCCTTCTACTCCATCGTGGGCCTCGCCAGCCTGGGGGCGCGGGTGGCGGATGAAAAG GCTGCATGCAATTTCATCAAATCGCATGTGGACTCCAGCAGTGTTGATTCTCTCTTCTATGCTGCACAGTCCATCCGGGTCCTGTCTGGCTGTGAG GTTACCATTTCAAATGAgaccagggagctgctgcttgCAGCTGTCAGTGAGGATTCCTCAGTCACCCAGATCTTCCATGCTGTTGGGGCCTTGAGTGGCTTTGGCCTTCCTTTGGCATCTCAGGAAGCACTTAGTGCTCTTACTGCTCGTCttagcaaagaagaaaatgtgctggC AACCATCCAGGCTTTGGAGACAGCATCTTACTTGTCCCAGCAGGCAGATCTGAGTGGCATTGTTGAGGAGATAGAG GATCTTGTTGCTCGCCTGGATGACTTGGGTGGAGTTTATCTGCAGTTTGAAGAAGGAATTGAGACTACTGCACTGTTTGTTGCTGCTGCCTATAAGCTGTCGGACCATGTGGGTACGGAGCCAGCAATGAAGGAG gATCAAATTATCCAGTTGATGAATGCAATTTTTAGCAAGAAAAACTTTGAGACACTATCAGAGGCCTTCAGTGTTGCTTGTGCCGCAGGTTCTTTGTCCCAGAACCGCTACCACTTGCCTGTCATTATTGTCCCCGATGGGCCTGCAGCTGTGTCTCACCATCAGCCCATACTCAGG ctACAAGTGACCAATGTTATGTCTCAGCCACTGACTCAAGCTTCTGTAAAGCTCGACTATGCCAAGTCTGCATCTACCAAAGCCACTGTCCTTCAACAGAGAGAATTTGCTCTCTCAGG AGATGTCTTTGAGCTGAACTTCATGAATGCAAAACCTGCAAGTGGATATTATGATTTCTCTATCAGTGTTGATGGAGATAAGCGATTTATTGCTAACAAAGTTGAG CTGAAAGTAAAAGTTTCCACAGAAGTTGGGATTACTAATGTAGATCTTTCTACCGTGGATAAAGATCAGAGCATTGCGCCAAAAACAACCAG ggTAGCTTACCCAGCCAAAGCCAAGGGTTCATTCACTGCTGACAGCCATCAGAATTTTGCTTTATCCTTCCAGCTGATAGATGTGAACAGTGGAGCTGAACTCATCCCTCACCAG ACTTTTGTCCGACTTCACAACCAAAAGACTGGCCAGGAGGTAGTGTTTGTTGCAGAACCAGATAGCAAGAACGTATACAAGTTTGAACTGGATACTTCTGAAAGAAAGACTGAATTTGACTCTGCCTCTGGTACCTACACTCTTTACTTGATAATTGGAGATGCCACTCTGGAAAATCCAATCCTGTGGAATGTG GCTGATGTTGTGATCAAATTCCCAGAAGAGGATGCACCATCCACAGTTCAGTCCAAGAACATCTTTGTTCCCAAACCTGAAATCCAG caCCTCTTCAGGGAACCTGAGAAGAGGCCTCCCACTGTGGTATCTAACACTTTCACAGCATTGATTCTCTCCCCACTGCTTTTGCTGCTCATTCTG tggATAAAGATAGGTGCCAACATCTCCAACTTCAGCTTTGCTCCCAGCACCATTGTTTTTCACATGGGACATGCTG CAATGTTGGGACTCATGTATGTCTACTGGACTCAGCTCAACATGTTCCAGACTCTGAAGTACTTGGCCATTTTGGGTGGCATCACATTCCTGGCAGGCAATAGGATGCTGGCTCAGAAAGCAGTAAAACG GATcgctgcagagcagagcagtaGGTTGGCAAAGTATAGAACGCTGCGGTAA